One part of the Coffea eugenioides isolate CCC68of chromosome 10, Ceug_1.0, whole genome shotgun sequence genome encodes these proteins:
- the LOC113748921 gene encoding receptor like protein kinase S.2-like, giving the protein MARSYDNWERLVTATLRREDLRLTAQRTPSDLSLASLSPFSSFNLASSSRQVSSFNLSRLLVGESFSYNQILQVTDYLSASNLIKHGNSGDLFYGVLKRRIGVLKRGTQVIVKKIDLSSVTKESRFIAELQVLGEVSHHHRFIPLIGHCLENEKKFLVYKNMAIKDLSTSLPRKIDSGNLRQLPLMDWITRLKMATEVAEGLCYLHQCVPPLVHSNIQASSIHLDDKFEVRLSLFEVFAEENNMRQNGISRAFGQGIIGTSKESHTSCSNDVYNFGKVLLELVTGKLGLSATDDSTTNGWMANVLSYILPDNAELIMNIIDSSLVMAKHVLAQVWAVSFIAKACLSPESSKRPQMAQILLALEHIKSSGFTSRTPKTTGNNDSVGVAMEIAETLWGSKLEGRTGPATAYTETLGSGTASSNHGISQAGGSEETCPNGGIFAHPSLTTFSYSELLEATRHFGSDLAVREVEFGRVYQAWLPDKSSSKHGNGSLVAVRNMSSEYMQLLKSRIRSLAVRNMSSEYMKQLVKSRIHSLGKLSHPNLVKFLGYCEEKELFVVHEFMQNGSLDNHLFAGGSDVQPLSWDTRLNILIGAARGLAFLHATEKQGFREYFGTSDILLDVDYNVKILGVGPAKIAPYEVHPNFFRNRRDVDPPPGNVFPGADAGLMNVKSDVYDFGVVLVAMLTGLSTKNRHRLSWVEIHPITYFMSLERNKLEKIMDPKLEGKYPFKPAQKLAFLASMCLQHEPQFRPSMKEVVEELERVAAAKEEGNRRALIKQKAHQHIQQL; this is encoded by the exons ATGGCTAGGAGTTATGACAACTGGGAAAGGCTGGTGACAGCCACCCTGAGAAGAGAAGATCTCCGCCTCACCGCTCAGAGGACCCCAAGTGACCTTTCCTTGGCGTCATTATCACCATTTTCCTCCTTCAATCTAGCTTCTTCCTCTCGACAAGTTTCATCTTTCAACTTATCCAGGTTATTGGTGGGGGAATCATTTTCATACAATCAAATTCTCCAAGTGACAGATTACTTGAGTGCATCCAACCTCATCAAGCATGGCAACTCTGGGGATCTCTTTTATGGAGTTTTAAAAAGACGGATTGGAGTTTTAAAAAGAGGGACTCAAGTTATAGTCAAGAAAATTGATCTTTCATCGGTCACCAAAGAATCCCGTTTCATAGCAGAACTGCAAGTTCTTGGGGAGGTTTCTCATCATCATAGATTTATCCCTCTGATTGGTCATTGCTTGGAGAACGAAAAGAAGTTTCTGGTTTACAAGAATATGGCTATCAAGGATCTGTCAACTTCTTTGCCTCGGAAAATCGATTCAGGTAATCTTAGACAATTACCATTGATGGACTGGATAACCAGGTTGAAGATGGCAACTGAAGTTGCTGAGGGTTTATGCTATCTGCATCAATGTGTCCCTCCCCTTGTTCACAG CAACATTCAAGCAAGTAGCATACATCTTGATGACAAGTTTGAAGTGAGGTTAAGCCTTTTTGAGGTCTTTGCTGAAGAAAACAACATGCGTCAGAATGGTATTTCCAG GGCATTTGGACAAGGCATTATTG GTACATCTAAAGAAAGTCATACGTCATGTTCCAATGATGTTTATAACTTTGGAAAGGTCCTGCTAGAGCTAGTTACAGGAAAGCTGGGTTTAAGTGCCACAGATGATTCCACCACCAATGGTTGGATGGCAAATGTACTGTCTTATATTCTCCCAGATAATGCTGAACTCATTATGAACATCATCGACTCATCTTTAGTCATGGCTAAGCATGTCTTGGCCCAAGTATGGGCAGTTTCTTTTATTGCTAAGGCGTGTCTCAGTCCTGAATCTTCTAAACGTCCCCAAATGGCTCAGATACTTTTGGCTTTAGAGCATATCAAATCATCAGGTTTCACTAGTAGAACCCCCAAGACTACTGGTAATAATGACTCAGTTGGAGTAGCTATGGAGATTGCAGAGACACTCTGGGGATCTAAACTTGAAG GAAGGACAGGGCCGGCAACTGCTTATACAGAAACTTTAGGAAGTGGTACTGCCTCAAGTAACCATGGAATCTCACAAGCTGGTGGCTCTGAGGAGACTTGTCCAAATGGAGGGATCTTTGCTCATCCCAGTCTAACTACTTTCTCTTATTCAGAACTTTTGGAAGCAACCAGACATTTTGGAAGTGACCTGGCGGTTAGAGAGGTTGAATTCGGGAGAGTATACCAAGCCTGGCTTCCAGACAAATCCTCGTCAAAGCATGGCAATGGATCTCTAGTTGCTGTCAGAAATATGTCATCTGAATATATGCAGCTATTAAAG TCTCGTATACGCTCACTTGCTGTCAGAAACATGTCCTCTGAATACATGAAGCAGCTAGTAAAG TCTCGTATACACTCACTTGGAAAACTATCTCATCCTAACCTAGTCAAGTTCCTCGGATACTGTGAGGAGAAAGAGCTCTTTGTTGTCCACGAATTTATGCAAAATGGCAGCCTAGACAACCATCTCTTTGCAG GGGGCTCTGATGTTCAGCCACTTTCCTGGGACACAAGACTTAACATTTTAATTGGAGCAGCTCGAGGCCTAGCATTCTTGCATGCAACAGAGAAGCAAGGTTTTCGTGAATATTTCGGTACCTCAGATATCTTGCTTGATGTT GATTACAATGTGAAGATATTGGGTGTTGGCCCTGCAAAGATAGCCCCCTATGAAGTACATCCTAATTTTTTCCGGAATAGAAGAGATGTTGATCCTCCTCCTGGGAATGTCTTTCCAGGTGCAGATGCAG GGCTTATGAATGTGAAAAGCGATGTGTATGATTTTGGTGTGGTATTGGTTGCAATGCTAACTGGTTTATCTACAAAGAACAGACATCGACTTAGTTGGGTGGAAATCCATCCAATCACATACTTTATGAGTCTCGAAAGAAACAAATTGGAGAAAATTATGGATCCAAAGTTAGAAGGCAAATATCCTTTTAAACCTGCACAAAAATTGGCTTTTCTTGCGTCCATGTGTCTTCAACATGAACCGCAATTCAGGCCATCAATGAAAGAAGTTGTCGAGGAACTTGAACGTGTTGCAGCTGCTAAGGAGGAAGGAAATAGAAGAGCCCTGATAAAGCAGAAAGCACATCAACATATCCAGCAACTTTAG